TAGAACTGACGTAAGGCTTGGAATAGTAGATCTATTCAGTTCTAGTGAGTCATTGAGTGAAGTCGAATGTGGTATGATTTTTAATAAACATTGTGGCTTTCCATTgcaccaacgcacttcaaactTGAGAACATAGAGTACTGAAATGGGACAGTTTATCAAACGCATtttgacactgtaaaaaaatctggaaaattttttcatacaaaacagtactctatttggcagctgtcttAATAGGTATAAATGAAGACagaaaactctaaaaaaataatttcaaatttaatatcGAAAATAGAATTCCTAAGCTCTAAAATTTAAGTTAATGTGAATTAGTACGAACGACATGATaagattttttcgttttttttcctttctttgcACTGAAACATATATATAAGTACGAGTGATGAGAATCTCAATTATATTCGAATGAGATCATGACATCCAGTTCGAGATCCCGTTCACGTTGATGCGATGTCATCCTTTTCCTTATTCTTAACAGCATTCGATGGAGCTCCATACAAGTAATGCGACCAGAACGAAAGAATTATCACCTCGACTAGTATTAGCAGTTGTACGATCGCTGAAATAGGTCACATTTTCCTAATCTATACTCCGTATAAAATTGGTAAGTAAGTGCAGACGGCTATACATACCATTTCCGTATACTTTTCTGGTAATCGGATATCCATTGTCATTCGATCCATTTATCGTCAATTCAATTTGTGCGATCAACGGTTGTAGTTTACAGATAAGTAGCACCATTTGCACTGCAATGTATTTTGGCTACGAAGGAAAGgggatttcggtcagtcggtTTTTGTTCATCAGTTAAGTTAGTTTGATTGTCCGTTACCGTTAATTTGTATTCGATAAACAGTGGCGAAAACATTCGACTGGCCATTTGCAGACCCCAAACACCGCTTAATACAGAAATTCCCAAGAATGGCATAAAGTAATAGCTGATGTTGCTGTACAACACCTATAAATGATTTAACAgtgaaattatggaaaattagggaaatttttcgaaattcccacaaaaaatggttttttgggaaaataagaaatttcaacaaaagcaAAAGTTTGCGACATGAGCGAAGCGAGGACCGTAAttcgctcgagttggaatttcctattttctccccgtGGTGAAtaaccgtttaaaaaaaactcttgtccccatgaggtgagaaaatgtttatctGTCATTACAGAGAGCATAAACAAAACGCGATCTTCTCAGCGCATTTGAGTGGAGATAATAAGGTTATTCCCGCCGCACTAATGAAAAAACTTTTACTTGTAACTTACCGAATCCTCCAAGTAAACCACATTTAGTATCAGATATACTAGTCCCAGCCCGATTGGAAGTTGTAGTATTAGCAATCGGACTTTCATAAATCTGTCCCTGTAATTTTAGGGTTTTTTTAAGTTATAATTGTTCAACAATGAGATGCTTTATGCTGATTTGATGTACATGCACTGCCCTCATTCCATCTAGACTATAAAGAAAATAACTCACTTGGTGATATGCATAGGACTGATAAAGCAAAGACAGCAACAACAAGGTGGAGCTCGCATGTTAAACACTTTAACATCATCAGCTATCcgaatgaaattcgattcgCCACCTGCATAGTCGACGCATAGACTGAAACATgataaaatttcttaatttcttCTGATAGTAAAATCGAGTCATTTCCACCTACCAAAAGTATTGATACGAACATAATGCAAATGTGACGACACTGATCGATTCGCAAAACAGCAACGCTCTGGGAACTAATAGTGATGTGAACGAACTGGCTGCAACAATTGTATAAATCCCGCAAAGTATCAATGTTCGCGAAACGAATGgttttggtgtattttgtagtATCTTGGGTATGAAAAGTACAAATTTGATGGTGGTTACCAGGAAGAGTATTAGGCCAACTATGTACGATACTAAGAGAAATGTGTTGAGATCTGAAAGGAAATGAGAGAGAAAATTGATGGAAGTATTcgtttcgaatttcttttcctAAAATAGTTAtctgtgtatctgttttggacttcgttcgggctacaactcgcgaaattgcctaaaatcgtccaaaacagatactcgaaaaaaaatttcatgtaagaGGTCCAGagaaccagagaaaaatctcaaaactcattcattttcggccccgacacatgagaAGACAATTTTTAGAAACAATTCGCCGTTCTGTGGATAAGCACGGaccgaaaacaaattttattaatagttCGGACATTTGCGCGACACTGTGCTCAAAAACAATCTTTATGAAATTCGCCAATACAACGTCGTTACAAAAATAATCATTCAAAACTTGACTGAAACCTTGAAATATTTCGGCACTTGTGGGATCTCTTCCGTTAGTATCTACATTTTGTCTCACGTAAGTCAGGTCGCCATGATCAGTTTCCATAATTTTAACACCTTCTGCATCAGTTATGTTactaaaatacattttaaccAAAGATTCCGtttcgatgaaaaaaaaaacttttatcacTGCCCGGTCAAGACCACGATTACAAACAAAACGAAGTCAATTGAATGCTCTAATTTCTAACGCTCATATACATGCATTTATGACTAAGATAGTAAAAACCTTTGTAATCTTATCTCCTTAAATAATGAATATAAAAGTGACGTATCCAATTAATGAAATCGATGGAATTAATCTTAATGAGTTGACACTAGTCTCAGGCAtcaatctattttttttcgcCAGAATCTAATGGAATTTGCCAGTCATGGTCCATAACGTGATAACGTTGATAATTCAAAATAAGTTTCGATTATAATTATTTGTCACCTTTTCTATAATTGTCCCTAACTGTTTCTCATTTACGCGTTATTAAAGGCGTAGTTCCTACAAGAGCatatctttcaaaaatatctgatttATAATGCTGACAATTGATAATTATAGAAAGATAACAAggcaaaaacatttaaaaccaCTTAAGAACGCAGTAGATCGCTGCGACGTTGGTCCCGTACGAACCCGCTTACCTAGAAAGCGGAAATAAGTCGTTCCGCTGTAAAACTTAACTTGAAAATGATACTGTAAAACCTGCGTAAACCTGTGTATGTTGACCACCTCTGTAAGTTGAGTTAGGCCGCTTTTCTTTCCTTAGTCCTAACGAACTTTTCCCGGTCTGGTTAGcaaatttttggttcattctacGATTTAGTGGCCAAAAATCACCTTACTCTGACCGTtccaaaaataacatttttgattaaaacaaatgacccaaaaatgaggttttccaattttatgtACTTCATTAAGTTcatctcgaaaaaaaaataaaaaaaataattatttagcAGACGTTCGCACAAGTACAAAATAAGCTGAtatccaacgcacttcaagcatgagtggtactttTAATAGAGTAATGAAACTgtatcatacaaattttggaaaatttggaaaatgttttcatacaaaatagtactctatttgacaggtGTCACTgaaagcacttttgcttgaagtgcgttgtggTACCATAAGAGTTTTCATGACATTCACATTCTATTGACTTTGAGGAGTAAGATTACTAGTTTCGACAAATTGAGGATTTTTGGTGTAACATCATGACGCAAATTTAGCGTTCGAAACTAAAACCCCCGAAAATTGAAACAGTTTGAACACACAGCACTGCTAGCATGACATGaccatagaaaatattttggaggctgatgaaatcacagttaGGAAAGCCAGCAAATTTGTCTCTTGTCAAGTCAGTGTCAAGTCACGCTAGAAGCGCTGTGGtatcaaattttatcaattttagtTGACTTCTAACAAATCAAACCaaggaaaagaaatttttgtctgTAAATCGCCTGATGTTTTTTATGAAGAATTACACGAAAACTCTTatcttttatttcactttCACGATTATACCTTATCTACGTTACAACAATTGTGTAAATAGATAACATACGAACCACGGAAAATATATCTAATTTCAGACTATGAACGTCAGTTTTATACTGTTGTTGAGGCTACGAATGTGTTCTAATTTTGTCAACTTCTTTcgatttggtgaaaatattggaaCAAGTAAGTTTGACGGTGTCACGACTTCAAACGTATACAAATATGGGATCAGTAGTGAATCCTGGTGACGAAATATTCAGTGGAAGAGGTACCATTGAAAAATGCAGATTATCTACGTTGAATGCGGTAAATAATTACCAATCATCGGGAAACGCTTCACTATATTGTGGTGAGTGAGTTACAATAAATCATTAGTATTCAGCCGCTGCGGGAAACGCTTTAGAAAATTGTGGTGAATAAGTTTAAGTTAAGTGTTTCGTTTTGTCTTGAATGTGTACGAATGTGTTCGaatacgaaattattttccagTCGACGTCTATTTTATGTCAGTATTCGTTATAGAACTCTGTCCAATAGAGGTGTCCaaaattgtatggaaaaattaaagtgCCAAAATGTTTGGGGCGTAGGGCAGAAAATCATTCTATATGGTCCCCTGATAAAAAGTGTCTATGGGACCGACTCGATCCGAATCGATTTAGGGGTCGCTCAGGGACGAAGTATATGAAAAACAGCCAAAATCGCTTGCAAACCaggtttttagaaaaataattattttggacTGATGATGAAGAGTGATGTTAGGACATCTTAATTTATATTAGTGTAAAATCATCACgagaaaacacttttcaacttttcccgTGTATCGACACCTACTGTGCCCAGGCAGTGCTGGTCAAAGATCAGATTCATAGCGTATATTCTGAGAGCGAGTCCTTATCTGTGACGACCAgaacccaaaaaattattatgtggAAATGTTCGGAGTAACAAGGGCTTCAagataatgcaaaaaaaagtttcgttatTTCAGATTTGTTTGATACTTTTCAGACAAAACTTATTACTCGGTGTCCTCGGCGAACTTTGAAGAGTTGCACTGGACGTCCACGCAAAGGTTCCGATCtctttttgtcatttcttGATAGCTTACCATGTaaccattcaaaataaaccaaatttgtcaGAAGGTACAGACTAAGTCGACTTCGATGAGACCTAATGTGTGCCCATGTCgcatttctcgaaaatttcaatatgaaaaaattcgaaaatttcaaatttcatgattttcagaactttgacTGAGCAGAGCTTATTTACGACACAAAATGAGAAtattacaacaaaattatacACCTTAAAAGTGTGTAAGATGATAAATTTCatctttcgaattttttcatattgaaattttcgagaaatgcGACATGGGCACACATTAGGTCTCATCGAAGTCGACTTAGTCTGTACCTTCtgacaaatttggtttattttgaatggttACATGGTAAGCTATCaagaaatgacaaaaagaGATCGGAACCTTTGCGTGGACGTCCAGTGCAACTCTTCAAAGTTCGCCGAGGACACCGAGTAATAAGTTTTGTCTGAAAAGTATCAAACAAATCTGAAataacgaaacttttttttgcattatctTGAAGCCCTTGTTACTCCGAACATTTccacataataattttttgggttcTGGTCGTCACAGATAAGGACTCGCTCTCAGAATATACGCTATGAATCTGATCTTTGACCAGCACTGCCTGGGCACAGTAGGTGTCGATACAtgggaaaagttgaaaaatgttttctcatgATGATATTACACTAATATAAACGAAGATGTCCTAACATCACTTTTCATCATCAGtccgaaataaatttttttctaaaaacctGGTTTGCAAGCGATTTTGGCTGTTTTTCATATACTTCGTCCCTGAGCGACCCCTAAATCTATTCGGATCGAGTCGGTCCCATAGACACTTTTTATCAGGGGACCATATAGAATGATTTTCTGCCCTACGCCCCAAACATTTTGGCACTTTAGTTTTTTGGACACCCCTACtgtccaaattttcgaatataaaATCACTCAACAAAAATGCGAAAGTAAGCCGAAACATGTCTTATTTACATGGGTACCCCGCTGTCCACCTCTATGGTTcacacagaaaataatttatttttttcggatAAATAAATTGCTGGACTGAATACAGATTTTTTGTTCGAGGAAGTTTGCTCAAAATAATTCCGTAAAAATGCCCTGTAGTCTGACGAGAAAGAAGATATGAATCGCACTAACGCAGACAACAGTCTGCCGAGACTCATGAATCAGACAAAGGCAGAAATCTCtcctacaaaaatttaactctAAAAATGGCATTCGAATGGTGTGTAGAGTGTCATGTGTCGTGTGTGATATATCCACGGACTGGTGTGAGATAGGGATGAATGTAAATAGTTAACATACAATTTCTCAAGCTTCCAAGTTTCCCATAgagtaatttttttgaaagtggacgaGGCTCCGTCGGACCTATTTTTTAGAACCCTGCTAGTTATATGCCCAAACAGCCCTGGGCCTGAATAGTTCAGAACCGCTgtcctttttattttatattcgcTTGGCGGATGGTGGAAACTGttcaaatgtcgaaaaatccTGGAGCCTGGATCCTATTTAAATGGAGGTGGcttttatacgtgatttacgGCCGCTACAGATGAAGTACATGCATGTGTGAGGTGTCATTCAACAGGTACTGTCTAGTAGATACGGGGCTAGGACTGATATACTTTATGTCTTCAACCGTTTCtagaaaatttctgaaagaaTGTTGGAACATTTCAtcgaaattttcgatgaacTTTAGGAGGTGATATTTCGAACCTAGTGACTGTTCATGTTTAGAATAGTGGATGCCTGGTAGAGGCTCAACGTAGCTTTGCATGTATACCCTACATGCCGTACTAGTCACACGTTAAGGTTATCTTATTTTCGTATGTAATGGGTAATGTCACTCAAtcgaatacaaaaataaaatgacagCGGTTCTGGACTGTTCAGGCCAAGGACTGTTTGGACATATAACCAGCAGggatctaaaaaaaatagctccgacggagcctggtccactttcaagaAAATCCCTCATAATGATGCTGGTAAGATTTGTGAAGACCTTGAGAAAACTTAGAATTTTCCTACTAAAAATACCTCTTAAGACGTTGAGTGCTGTCGGATACGTCGCGTTGGACTTTTCCGAAAAGAAGACGTAATTTCTAAGGTTTTCACGCATTTACGAACAATGGAAGCTCCTTCCAGTTCTCTTTGTTCAAAAGTGTACAGAGAGCTAAACCGTGTAATTATAGCTTTAAGGGCTAACCAATGCCTTACATATTTAAACACAGTCAGTTTTATGATTCATtgcacaaaaacaaattttcgagCTACTCGATGTATAAATGTAAGTCTTTAGCGCTAACATGAAAAActttaaaagttaaaatttgttcgataagTTACTCAACTAAGTCAAACATATAATGCTTCTATTTCAATCGGATCATGGTCGAATTTTAATTGGTCGAAGTTTTCGCAAATTCACGCTCTACTGGTCTTTTGGGGTACTTCTTCTGATTCGTTTATTATCATGCATGtacattaattaaatttcaattctatGTGTCACGGAATGAAAGTGTTAGAATAATGTAATGTTACACTTCATGCAGGGTAACTATCCCGATAAATATCCGATCGTTTGCTTGGTAACgcgagaaaattttattcataattAATTAGCTAATGAATTAGAATTAATTATAGCGTTTGGTATCGGATTTCGTATGTAATTGAATAATTGGTAAACATGGAGTGGACATTGCGTTATGTAAACCAACAACGGCCGGTAATAACGATTCAAGAATAATTACTTTCGACACTGTTCTGACAGGGTCGTAGCGGGACTGAAACCCATCTGACTTGGctacaattttttcttatgCTGGCAGCACAGCACtccttctagcatgaacatagaaaatattcggatgCTGACTAAATCACAGTAGgctaggcactgcgtttcttttgtaCAGATGCAGATAGATGAAGGGTTTTCGTTGTGTGAGGTGAgccatacaatacaaacaatcttaagcggtagctcttatcactaaggCATTCAAAGACACTTGTCAGCTCAGTTTTCATGCTACAAGCAGTGCTATGCCGGCAGATATTATTTAGTTTTGCTAATTATAGCCCTATATGAGTTATGACAAcgcaaaatcatttatttattggcAGAACTGAAGCTATTCAACTAACGTGAACTTCAGTATCTTTTCgcaacaaatgaaaaaatgtcTAATATTTGTATGGGTGATTGGGTTGCGTGTATTACACTACATTCCTATTATATCATGGTTTTATGACATAGAAACCAACCAGATCGTCTGTGTCAATCAATTGCCGCAATATCTGTTATTAAAGCCGATGCAAGAGACTTGCGTCATCTTTTCGATGTAAAACATAAGTGGTCTGAGAAACCGATACGCAGAATGCATCAACATGAGAAATCATTATAACCACACAGACGTTAGAAAATCATGCTCATTCAGTGACGAAACTATATAATAAATCGTAACATAACACAAAggaacaacaaaattatcttATAAACAGCGAaccatttttcttaaaaaaaatatacctGCAAACAATTCTGCTGTTCTGGGTAGTAGTGGTCGGGATGGCCTTACTTCGTTCGTGATGTTTGCAAGAAATTTACTGATATTGTTATCGATCTCATTGGCGATCATGGTGATACGATTTGCGCTTCAACGGTCTAGAGTCTGAGTATATATGCTGAGGCTATTCACAGTCGatttgttaaataatttcaaaaattagttttcgTTATACGAAATGAATTCTCATACTGAATGTATGACTGAGTAACAATTTCATATCACAGAGAACACACTTTTGGTTAGATGGTTCAAAGATATGTACATTTATAAACAACTTTCACTTATTACTACAACGTTGGCTATTAAATTTGcacattaaataaaatatcacaAGCAATGCACTGTTCACTTGCAAGACCACTATAGTGCAGGTAACTATATGAAACTCTTTGCACAAAGCCTTCGATTGATGAATTCTTTTCGCACAAATTTCATAATCACCATTCGTATTTcttttctcaattattttgcCTTACAATCACAGATCCCGTGCAGAACTGaatgaaaacataaataaaatctcaaacatatttttgtgcgGAGCTCTCGTTTCgttgtggttgttgttgttgtgtttaGATTACATCACATTCTCAATTAAAAtctaagaaatttttatatttcacacATTAAATGGTATATCCTTCGGTTGAATTAAACGAATCGGTTTATTTATAATTGAAGCCA
This genomic stretch from Bradysia coprophila strain Holo2 chromosome II, BU_Bcop_v1, whole genome shotgun sequence harbors:
- the LOC119071959 gene encoding organic solute transporter alpha-like protein isoform X1, producing the protein MYFSNITDAEGVKIMETDHGDLTYVRQNVDTNGRDPTSAEIFQDLNTFLLVSYIVGLILFLVTTIKFVLFIPKILQNTPKPFVSRTLILCGIYTIVAASSFTSLLVPRALLFCESISVVTFALCSYQYFCLCVDYAGGESNFIRIADDVKVFNMRAPPCCCCLCFISPMHITKDRFMKVRLLILQLPIGLGLVYLILNVVYLEDSVLYSNISYYFMPFLGISVLSGVWGLQMASRMFSPLFIEYKLTPKYIAVQMVLLICKLQPLIAQIELTINGSNDNGYPITRKVYGNAIVQLLILVEVIILSFWSHYLYGAPSNAVKNKEKDDIAST
- the LOC119071959 gene encoding organic solute transporter alpha-like protein isoform X2; translation: MIANEIDNNISKFLANITNEVRPSRPLLPRTAELFADLNTFLLVSYIVGLILFLVTTIKFVLFIPKILQNTPKPFVSRTLILCGIYTIVAASSFTSLLVPRALLFCESISVVTFALCSYQYFCLCVDYAGGESNFIRIADDVKVFNMRAPPCCCCLCFISPMHITKDRFMKVRLLILQLPIGLGLVYLILNVVYLEDSVLYSNISYYFMPFLGISVLSGVWGLQMASRMFSPLFIEYKLTPKYIAVQMVLLICKLQPLIAQIELTINGSNDNGYPITRKVYGNAIVQLLILVEVIILSFWSHYLYGAPSNAVKNKEKDDIAST